In one Parambassis ranga chromosome 6, fParRan2.1, whole genome shotgun sequence genomic region, the following are encoded:
- the tanc2b gene encoding protein TANC2 isoform X6, with translation MTEGMHHIRIMEGVSRSLPSSPLLTHQAISVRLQPVKKLTAPLRKAKFVESPRIPQSELGSPTHTSTTAKNPDLDTHCPGESNQELGPPPSVDEAANTLMTRLGFLLGDKVSEGPAGTQYSMEEPEARQGQNQRISPCSTLTSSTASPPAGSPCSTLPAAMPGQAGNKDCAYGSVTSPTSTLESRDSGIIATLTSYSENMERGGKYGEGSRGNLKLWQSQKSGMDSFLYRVDENMTASTYSLNKIPERNLDSMSSHSAHSIPLYLMPRPNSVAATSSAHLEDLAYLDEQRHTPLRTSLRMPRQSTTCGPGRSGQDLRVRFAPYRPQDIALKPLLFEVPSITMDSVFTGREWLFQEVDAHLNSPNSGTNHGVVIVGNIGFGKTAIISRLVALSCHGTRMRQIASDSPQASPKHGEGLPLTQPQPTHGTLGGGSCPGTPEMRRRQEESMRRLASQVVAYHYCQADNAYTCLVPEFVHNVAALLCRSPHLVAYREQLLREPHLQSILSLRSCVQDPLASFRRGVLEPLDALYKERKINSEEDLIILIDGLNEAEFHKPDYGDTIVSFLTKTISRFPPWLKLVVTVRTTLQEITNALPFHRISLDSLDENDAIDQDLQGYILHRIHSSPEIQNNISLNGKMDNTTFGKLSAHLKALSRGSYLYLKLTFDLIEKGYLVLKSSSYKIYLCIYPDMESDEFSSVVPVNLAEVYLLQCNMRFPTQSSFERALPLLNVAVASLHPLNDEQIYQAINAGSLQGTLDWEDFQQRVDNLSVFLVKRRDGTRMFVHPSFREWLIWREEGEKTKFLCDPRSGHTLLAFWFSRQENKLNRQQTIELGHHILKAHIFKGLSKKVGVSSSILQGLWVSYSTEGLSAALSSLRNLYTPNIKVSRLLMLGGANVNYRTEVLNNAPVLCVHSHLGYMDMVALLLEFGASVDAQSESGLTPLGYAAAGGHMAIVTALCRKRAKVDHLDKNGQCALVHAALRGHMEVVKFLIQCDWSLGTQQQQSPQTQQQAAFTKSHAVQQALIAAASMGYTEIVSYLLDLPEKDEEEVERAQINNFDTLWGETALTAASGRGKLEVCRLLLEQGAAVAQPNRRGIVPLFSAVRQGHWQIVDLLLTHGADVNLADKQGRSPLMMAASEGHLGTVEFLLTQGASLSLMDKEGLTALSWACLKGHLPVVRYLVESGAATDHADKNGRTPLDLAAFYGDSEVVQFLVDHGAMIEHVDYSGMRPLDRAVGCRNTSVVVALLKKGAKIGPATWAMATSKPDIMIILLSKLIEEGDSFYKKGKVKEAAQRYQYALKKFPREGFSEDLKTFRELKVSLFLNLSRCRRKMNDFGMAEEFATKALELKPKSYEAYYARARAKRSSRQFPEALEDLNEAMKQCPNNREIQRLLQRVEEECHQLSQEEHQQQDLELEPPPSPPPTPPPEDEESLSLSLSMPLPPPPEPRLEDMEPVQDLFEDEDYLEQELEAMSMGLPPPESLANPSSLPIIQSPPLSPTHPDQIYLAGGSPMGQPYEYHPTSSSMSSPTRGSYQPTSPSLSPTHQNSHYRHSPPHTSPVHQPSYRFSPPPMGTGGQGMDHQSPPPSPLRRAAQYRASPPLESVCLYRSQSGSPVRYQTEQLPGRPKSPLSKMSSQRSFQLSSQPSLSSQHHQAQGLRLQPSIAQIVRTNQPSTMMGNSSYGGQMGHSIGSRYQGGSVDVESRLVYQPSLDGRSMSQVQASLSSGALCQHGGRGGVMESSLLKDELPQRPSSAYRASSGGPGGIRYSQTPQISRSQSAAYYPVSEHVLERANAMPPCQLGSPEIPHMVRRPVSANTTEIKQHVPTPRPLIHSQSVGLRFSPSSNNISTGSTANLAPGFRPSSSIQQMEIPLQATYERSCDDISPISPSQGGGGLYQGETTRSRNTPFMGIIDKTARTQQYLHQPSRSRAMTSMDSAISPTSPGQLVQQGSTYSPPASLGNIAYYNKTNNAQNGHLLEEDYYAQTQPPSLGKLANGSRGSGDILERVSQVPTYPDVKVARTLPVAQAYQDNMYRQLSRDSRTQGPTSPIKPKRPFVESNV, from the exons GGGAGTCAAACCAGGAGCTGGGCCCCCCTCCGTCGGTGGATGAGGCAGCCAACACATTGATGACGCGCCTGGGTTTCCTTCTGGGAGACAAAGTGAGTGAGGGGCCAGCCGGTACCCAGTACAGCATGGAGGAACCCGAGGCGAGACAG GGCCAGAACCAGAGGATCAGCCCGTGCTCCACCCTGACCAGCAGCACTGCCTCCCCGCCCGCAGGCAGCCCCTGCTCCACGCTGCCCGCCGCCATGCCCGGCCAGGCTGGCAACAAGGACTGCGCCTACGGCTCTGTCACCAGCCCCACCTCCACACTGGAGAGCAGGGACAGCGGGATCATCG cCACTCTGACCAGCTATTCTGAGAACATGGAGCGAGGAGGCAAGTACGGCGAGGGCTCGCGGGGGAACCTGAAGCTGTGGCAGTCCCAGAAATCAGGCATGGACTCGTTCCTGTACAGGGTGGATGAGAACATGACCGCCTCCACCTACAGCCTGAACAAAATCCCTGAGCGCAACCTGGACAGCATGTCCTCCCACTCTGCCCACTCCATCCCTCTGTACCTCATGCCCCGCCCTAACTCTGTGGCTG ctaCCAGTTCGGCCCACCTGGAGGACCTGGCGTACCTGGATGAGCAGAGGCACACTCCATTACGCACCTCGCTGCGCATGCCCAGACAGAGCACCACCTGCGGGCCGGGTCGCTCCGGGCAGGACCTGAGAg TGCGCTTTGCGCCGTATCGCCCTCAAGACATCGCCCTCAAACCTCTGCTGTTCGAGGTGCCCAGCATCACCATGGACTCCGTCTTCACGGGCCGCGAGTGGCTCTTCCAGGAGGTCGACGCCCACCTCAACAGCCCCAACTCCGGCACCAACCACGGCGTGGTGATCGTGGGCAACATCGGCTTCGGCAAGACGGCGATCATCTCTCGCCTGGTGGCGCTCAGCTGCCACGGCACCCGCATGAGGCAGATCGCCTCGGACAGCCCGCAGGCCTCGCCCAAAC ATGGAGAGGGGCTCCCTCTCACCCAGCCACAGCCCACGCACGGCACCCTGGGAGGAGGCAGCTGTCCCGGGACGCCTGAGATGAGACGACGTCAGGAGGAGTCCATGAGGAGGCTGGCGTCTCAG GTGGTGGCCTACCACTACTGCCAGGCAGACAACGCCTACACCTGCTTGGTGCCGGAGTTCGTGCACAACGTGGCGGCTCTGCTGTGCCGCTCGCCGCACCTCGTCGCCTACAGGGAGCAGCTGCTGAGGGAGCCGCACCTACAGAGCATCCTGAGCCTGCGCTCCTGCGTGCAGGACCCCCTGGCCTCCTTCAGGAGGGGCGTGCTGGAGCCCCTGGATGCACTTTACAAAG agAGGAAGATCAACTCCGAGGAGGATCTCATCATCCTCATTGATGGGCTCAACGAGGCCGAGTTTCACAAGCCCGACTACGGAGACACCATTGTGTCCTTCCTCACCAAAACCATCAGCAGGTTCCCCCCCTGGCTCAAGCTGGTGGTCACAGTCAGAACCACGTTACAG GAGATCACCAACGCGCTGCCGTTCCACCGCATCTCCCTGGACAGCCTGGATGAAAACGACGCCATCGACCAGGACCTGCAGGGCTACATCCTGCACCGCATCCACAGCAGCCCGGAGATCCAGAACAACATCTCGCTCAATGGCAAGATGGACAACACCACCTTTGGCAAGCTCAGTGCCCACCTCAAGGCCCTGAGTCGGGGATCCTATCTGTACCTCAAACTCACCTTTGACCTCATAGAGAAGGGCTACCTGGTCCTCAAAAGCTCCAGCTATAAG atttatttatgcatttatcCAGACATGGAAAGTGATGAGTTCTCCTCT GTGGTTCCAGTCAACCTGGCGGAGGTTTACCTGCTGCAGTGCAACATGCGCTTCCCCACGCAGTCGTCCTTTGAACGGGCGCTGCCCCTGCTGAACGTGGCTGTGGCCTCGCTCCACCCGCTGAACGATGAGCAGATCTATCAGGCCATCAACGCCGGCTCTCTGCAG GGCACCCTGGACTGGGAGGACTTCCAGCAGCGTGTAGACAACCTGTCAGTCTTCTTGGTGAAGAGGAGGGACGGTACCAGGATGTTTGTTCACCCCTCCTTCAGGGAGTGGCTGATctggagagaagagggagagaagacGAAGTTCCTCTGCGACCCGAG GAGCGGGCACACCCTGCTGGCCTTCTGGTTCTCTCGGCAGGAGAACAAGCTGAACAGGCAGCAGACGATCGAGCTGGGCCACCACATCCTCAAAGCACATATCTTCAAG GGCCTCAGCAAGAAAGTCGGAGTTTCCTCATCCATCTTACAAGGCCTGTGGGTGTCGTACAGCACCGAGGGCCTCTCAGCTGCACTTTCTTCACTCCGAAACCTCTACACTCCCAACATCAAG GTGAGCCGGCTGCTGATGTTGGGCGGTGCCAACGTGAACTACCGTACAGAGGTGCTGAACAACGCCCCCGTCCTGTGCGTCCACTCACACCTGGGCTACATGGACATGGTGGCTCTGCTGCTAGAATTCGGTGCCTCTGTCGACGCCCAGTCAGAGAGCGGCCTCACGCCGCTGGGCTACGCTGCTGCCGGGGGACACATGGCCATTGTGACGGCGCTTTGCCGCAAGAGAGCAAAG GTGGACCACCTGGATAAGAACGGCCAGTGCGCCCTGGTTCATGCGGCCCTGAGGGGCCACATGGAGGTGGTGAAGTTCCTCATCCAGTGTGACTGGAGTCTGGggacgcagcagcagcagtcaccgCAGACACAACAGCAGGCGGCCTTCACCAAGAGCCACGCCGTCCAGCAGGCGCTCATTGCTGCAGCCAGTATGGGATACACAGAG ATTGTGTCCTACCTGCTGGACCTGCCagagaaagatgaagaagaggtggAGCGGGCCCAAATCAATAACTTTGACACCCTGTGGGGAGAGACAG CTCTGACGGCGGCGTCTGGTCGGGGGAAGCTGGAGGTTTGTCGCCTGTTACTGGAGCAGGGTGCGGCCGTGGCTCAGCCGAACCGGCGCGGCATCGTCCCGCTGTTCAGCGCCGTGCGGCAGGGACACTGGCAG ATCGTGGACCTCCTGCTGACACACGGAGCAGACGTCAACCTGGCTGACAAACAGGGTCGCAGTCCGTTGATGATGGCCGCCTCAGAGGGACACCTGGGAACTGTGGAGTTTCTGCTCACCCAAG gagcctctctgtctctgatggataaggagggtctgaccgctCTGAGCTGGGCCTGCCTCAAAGGTCATTTACCGGTCGTCCGTTACCTGGTGGAGAGCGGAGCCGCCACCGACCACGCAGACAAGAATGGACGCACGCCCCTGGACCTGGCTGCCTTCTATGGCGACTCTGAAGTG GTCCAGTTCTTGGTAGACCACGGGGCCATGATAGAGCACGTAGACTACAGCGGGATGCGTCCTCTGGACAGGGCGGTGGGCTGCAGGAACACGTCGGTGGTGGTCGCCCTGCTCAAGAAAGGAGCCAAGATAG GTCCAGCCACATGGGCCATGGCCACCTCCAAACCCGACATCATGATCATCTTACTCAGCAAACTCATCGAGGAGGGGGACAGCTTCTACAAG aAGGGGAAGGTGAAGGAGGCCGCTCAGCGCTATCAGTACGCCCTCAAAAAGTTTCCACGCGAAGGCTTCAGCGAGGACCTCAAGACGTTCAGGGAACTCAAAGTATCGCTCTTCCTCAACCTGTCCCGCTGTCGGAGGAAAATGAAC gaCTTCGGGATGGCTGAGGAATTTGCTACAAAGGCTCTGGAACTTAAACCAAAATCATATGAGGCCTACTACGCTAGGGCCCGCGCCAAGCGGAGCAGCAG ACAATTTCCTGAAGCCTTAGAGGACCTGAACGAAGCCATGAAGCAGTGCCCCAACAACCGAGAAATCCAGCGGCTGCTccagagggtggaggaggagtgcCACCAGCTCAGCCAGGAGGAGCACCAGCAGCAAGACCTGGAGCTGgagcctcccccctcccctcctcctacGCCTCCCCCTGAAGACGAGGAGTCcttgtccctgtccctgtccatGCCTCTCCCACCTCCCCCAGAGCCCCGCCTGGAGGACATGGAGCCAGTGCAGGACCTGTTTGAGGACGAGGACTACctggagcaggagctggaggcCATGTCGATGGGTCTGCCCCCACCTGAGTCCCTCGCCAACCCCTCCAGCCTCCCCATCATCCAgagccctcctctctcccccaccCATCCAGACCAGATTTACTTAGCCGGTGGCTCACCCATGGGCCAGCCCTACGAGTatcaccccacctcctcctccatgtcctcccCGACGCGAGGGTCCTACCAGCCCACCTCGCCCTCCCTCTCCCCGACACATCAGAACTCCCACTACCGACACAGTCCACCTCACACCTCCCCAGTGCACCAGCCATCCTACCGCTTCAGCCCGCCTCCTATGGGCACCGGGGGTCAGGGGATGGATCACCAGAGCCCACCGCCTTCGCCTTTACGCCGGGCTGCTCAGTACAGAGCCAGTCCGCCGCTAGAAAGTGTTTGTCTGTACAGGTCCCAGTCCGGTTCGCCTGTCCGCTACCAGACGGAGCAGCTGCCCGGCCGGCCAAAATCTCCCCTCTCCAAGATGAGCAGCCAGCGGTCGTTCCAGCTGAGCTCACAGCCGTCTCTGTCCTCCCAGCACCACCAAGCCCAGGGCCTTCGCCTGCAGCCTTCTATAGCCCAGATAGTCCGCACAAACCAGCCCAGCACCATGATGGGCAACAGCAGCTACGGTGGCCAGATGGGTCATTCCATCGGCAGTCGCTACCAGGGGGGTTCAGTGGACGTGGAGAGCCGCCTGGTGTACCAGCCGTCCCTGGACGGACGGTCCATGTCCCAGGTCCAGGCCAGCCTCAGTTCTGGGGCCCTCTGTCAGCACGGCGGCCGAGGAGGGGTTATGGAGTCGAGCCTGTTGAAGGATGAACTACCCCAGCGCCCCTCCTCTGCCTACCGCGCCAGCAGCGGGGGCCCGGGGGGCATCCGCTACAGCCAGACGCCTCAAATCAGCCGCAGCCAGTCAGCCGCCTACTACCCAGTCTCTGAACACGTGCTGGAGCGTGCCAATGCCATGCCCCCCTGCCAGCTGGGCTCTCCTGAGATCCCCCATATGGTGAGACGCCCTGTGAGTGCCAATACTACTGAGATAAAGCAGCATGTGCCCACCCCCCGGCCGCTCATCCACTCTCAGAGCGTGGGCCTTCGCTTCTCCCCCTCCAGCAACAACATCTCCACCGGATCCACCGCCAATCTGGCGCCGGGCTTCAGGCCGTCCTCCTCCATTCAGCAGATGGAGATCCCCTTGCAAGCCACGTACGAGCGCAGCTGCGACGACATCTCTCCCATCTCGCCCTCCCAGGGTGGCGGGGGACTGTATCAGGGCGAGACCACCCGCTCGCGGAACACGCCCTTCATGGGCATCATAGACAAGACAGCGCGGACTCAGCAGTACCTGCATCAGCCCTCCAGGTCCAGGGCCATGACGTCCATGGACTCCGCCATCAGCCCCACCTCgcccggccagctggtccagcagGGCTCCACCTACAGCCCCCCCGCCTCACTGGGAAACATTGCCTACTACAACAAGACCAACAACGCTCAAAATGgccacctgctggaggaggaCTACTACGCCCAGACCCAGCCGCCCTCACTGGGCAAGCTCGCCAACGGCTCCCGCGGCAGCGGCGACATCCTGGAGCGGGTCAGCCAGGTGCCCACCTACCCCGATGTGAAGGTGGCGAGGACTCTGCCCGTGGCGCAGGCCTACCAGGACAACATGTACCGCCAGCTCTCACGTGACTCCCGGACCCAAGGCCCCACCTCCCCCATCAAACCAAAGAGACCGTTTGTGGAGTCGAACGTGTGA